Part of the Esox lucius isolate fEsoLuc1 chromosome 25, fEsoLuc1.pri, whole genome shotgun sequence genome, AGTGAATTCGTAAAAGTGAATAAAAGTATTGGCTCAATTTCCATTTCAGAATATGCTAGTTTTATTAATTCATCTTTTTTTATGAACTAAATAAAAGCATAAATTCAAAAGACattactcagacacacacaaccaattCAAGACCAGTATGGTTGTTGCACACCAGTTGAGAACCACAGTTCCAAAGCACCTGTCTTTTTCTCAGTTGAAACCACTGTTAGCAGGTTAGATTATGCCTAAACCAACATTGCACTAGAGTCAATATctacattcaaatattttttacttttatacTTTCAATACCTTTATTTTCCATGAGCGTGACACTgtacattaaaacataacaaACTTTTATGTTCCCTTGCAAAATCATTAAATCTGTGAAAAACTTTATCCATTTGAAGTAGATGTATTGTTCAGTTGAAGCTACTGAAGATGGTTTAAATTATGTGTTACATTAACCAACATTTTACAACATCAGGGTTTAGATGAGTTTTCACTTTTTTTCTCCTTAATtaatacagagaaatcaactgTTATAATGATTGTGTCacaataaatatacaaaatgggtcacaataaaatataaaaaatggaaataccataaaaacaattacaattgaCATTTGAAAGTTTGTTTATCAGACATTAAACCATTACAAACCAATGAATTACAAAAAGCTATATTAAGCAGTTACCTTGTTAGAGATGCATAGCTGTgctgtttttaaaaataaattaagctGCTATTCTTCATCATAATGTGGGTCATTTTCAGGAGGATGTAAGCGTGTATTCACATACCCAGTAGATTTTTAATGAGCAAGGCTGGTCGTTCCATGAGTGAATACTTTCTAGGCTCGTAAAGCTGTTGAAGACTACACAGTTTTCATTCCCCTGAGCATTATTTGGCTCTCCTTGTCTCCAGAACCTAAAAAGCAACAAGTTCAATCAACTCACAAAAATGATCTTATCATTACTGCTGGTTGCACTGTAGTTTCTACAGAAGAAAGTGTTATTTCCAAACCAAAATATCTCTAACGCTAGCATTCCTCTGTATTTCACTCACTGTGGTGTGGGTGGTGTAGTtccatccacccatctccaAGTGCCTTCCTTCTCTGAGTCAGTCAGGCCAATCcagaaatgcaaattatttcCTAGTTGGTTAAGAAACACctgtaaaaatatttgtatgtttatgtgtttgcTCCGTCATTCTCTCAACTGCTCCTCAGTAGTTTAGAAGTTTGACTTTCAGATTAAGTTTGTGATCTTCAATTCACGATTAAGGTCCTGCTTTAGCCAACAACTCCCAATCGACTCAGGACAGTCGATGTCAAAGTAAGTGTCTTTTGATGCACATCCAAAGGCATGTTGGTTCCTATCACATTTCTCACTCATCCAGGAAGTCATTACGTTCCACAAGGAATGGACCTTCCCGCTTTTCAACTCAATTCAGTTCAGAGGCGCCAATGACATGACGTCACTAGAGCCCGACAAGGAACAATATTTTGATCATCAACCTTCTTGTCCCAAACAGGGGTCAGTTGAAACACACACTGCAGGAACCTTGGGTTAATTCGTGAGCAGGATTCTCTTTGATGGGTTAAAACTTTTGCATAATACTGCAAGTTGGACTATGCACACATTTTAGAAGATAGAGCTGGGAATAACTGTTCATGATGAGACAAGGGCCAGATAGGGAAGGTTGACACCCCTACTCTTACGATAAGGGTTATGAGGTCTTTAAAAGCCGTAGAGAATCAGTGCACCCATTTAACATCTAAATGACAGCACCTCACACAGGGCAATGTTCCCTTCAATGCCCTGGGGAATTGGGTTTTGACATAGCCTAAAGGAAAGGGTGCCCCCTATTGGCCttccaacaccacttccagcagcacCTAATCTCATATCAATTGATCAGCCAGGATCCATCTTGCTTGGCTTAGGGTAGGGTCACAGGGTCATAGGAAATACAGCAAGGTAAGAACTACAAAGGAATCCACAAGACGAATGGACAAGCAGAACAGATAATAAATGCAGGTTGAATGGGCATGGGTGATGGGGAAATGGGAGACACCTGGTGTGGGTGAAATAATTGGGGAGGAAGGTAATCAGGGTGACGCTTTATatttctcactcactctctctcacacacacacacacacacacctgttcctctcTACTGTTTATGATCACCAGGTCCGCTCCTCTGTCTTTGCAGTCTTCTCTGCTTTCACTCCAAGTTTTGCCAACAAGTGAGCGATAATAACAGCCAGAAAGAAAACTCCTCCAACCTTGACAACAGCGTTcttcagaaaaataacaaattaataaatcatTGTCAGGTATACACTACACATtctggccctcattcatgaaaccttctcagaaaagatctcagattGAAGTGTGTGGAGAGACGTATGATCATATACAGGGTCCAGTTGTTAAAAAGTTTAGTCTGGATCAGAATGATCCAGATTCTGAAATCCCATGTTGTGCTATCCAGGATCTGGTAATCCATCTTACTTTTGTGCTGTTTTTTCAATGCAACATTGGATTGGATCAACCTGAGGCAGGTACACATTTTTTAAGATTACCAAATCCGAAATACCAGTGCTAAATGTGACCACATATCACAATGTAGGCAACTACTGTAGCTATGTAAAAAACAACAGATAGAATAGCCAGCATGGGTTCACTTTAAGCGTTTTTATATGAAGTGacagaaaacaatacaataatacaatacaaacattCCCTCccattttcatttcttttaaacTGTCAGACCCCTTGTTTTGACCCAcagcaaataaacaaaacaaatatattttacatatatataataCTCACAAATACATTGTGGACATTTTtaacatatgttttaaatcataaaacaaCTAAATGTCCAATGGTTAACAAAACAAGGAACATTCAGTGTTCATCattgatgacatttttttttctagttttgcacgacttcagccctgctgaaaatttcaaagacagcagttcataagaacaaggtcaagcaacagacattagggacaacaaagctacagactgtcAGAGGGCCAAAACGACTGTCcaccaaaatgtcatcaatgagaagcaaagaaaagcCAGGCTGAGGCTTGccaaagaccataaggattggaccgaagaggaatggagtaaggtcatcttctctgccGAGTAAAATTTtcacctggagaggcctacaagccatagtatctcgcacccactgtgaattTCCATTAATTCATATTTTGCACTTGATTGGTTTAACCGTTACAGGTAGGTAAAGGAGACATTAGGCTACCTAGTAAGCCATGCAGTAcagtaaagtaaaaaataaataaaggtataaaataataaagtaatcCCCCAAACAGCTGtcaatttcaacaaaaaaaaaaaaacattttattttaactatAATTTACAGTGAGTGATTCCCTgatgattttgtatgtttgccctctgacaaagaaattatcagtctataattttaatggtagatttatttgaacagtgagagacagaatatcaacaacaaaaatccagaaaaacgcctGTCAAAAatggatttacattttaatgagtgaaataagtatttcatcccgtctcaatcagaaagatttctggctccctgttgtctttcatacaggtaacaagctgagattaggagcacactctgtaacaagctgagattaagagcacactcttaaagggagctTCGAACCgccctcgccgtgcacttcaccccagctgcattagccattctttttgtaggtcacttgatgtcatcctacggttgttgagtgacattcgaatgagttgacggtcatttcggtcagtggacagtcgttttggCCCTCTgacagtctgtagctttgttgtccctaatgtctgttgcttgaccttgttcttatgaactgctgtctttgaaattttcagaatGGAAGCagcctgacgctcactgtatgcctctaccagtaaagccagaatttaacccttcttttcctcactcaaaacttttcttttcaactcttttgtcatgctgaatagttatttctttattcaaattaggtactacttgcactatTTTCGTCATCCAAAcaggtcctattgcaagaggatagtgatgaccacagcagtggattttatacttttcctcgttaaattagatttggttcaggtaatcacctaatcactacctcattaaataaaatgaagtgtgcctgtgttggaatataacagacactggaatgaaagggctgccatacatgtagagatgcttaAGAATTAGGAgcggcctcttaattttttccagagctgtaaattaggatacaattatgagtAATTAGCAAACTGTTAGTTAATCATAAAACTGTTGGTtacttaatcaactgagtcagtgttctgatgaagggatagatcaaatagaccAATAGATGGAAGGTTTGCGAAGTGATTTCATACTCCCttatgaaagtttttttttgtttttaaaatacaaaaaatacagtagtttattttgatactcTTAAAATTAAGGTACTTGGTagcttattttaaaataaatgttgatgcaTCTTTGCCCATCTCTGATAGAACGCACGTTTCATTAATGAGGGCCACTGtatatgaatttttttttattacaagaTTTGGATTTAAACTTACCCTTTTGTGATATTTTGTTCTGTAACTTATGATTCTCATCAGTCAGGTTGTTGAACAAGATCTGCATTTCTGATATTTTGTTCTCTTGTTCTGAAACGGTGTTCTGGTACTTTTGTTCCTGCTCAGTCAGGTTGTTGTATGAGATCTGGAGTCTGGACAGttgattgtgttttttatgGTCTGTGATAGAAAAGTGGAGAGTACATATTAATAATGTTTCTCTGTCTTGACACTCAACCCACCCATTTGCGAGTTGAATACTCACAGTGCACAGACAGGTTTATGACTGTGGCCAGtaggagaacacacagcagtCCCAGAGACACAGTAACCAGTCTGAAAGGCTGAGAATTTTCATTCCCACTCTTCAGTCCTTCAGGTGTGAACAAACAAATGGTTACATAAACCTGACATTACAAAGTTTTTTTgacagcaataaaaaaattctaacaTAGGAATTGATTATTTGGTGTCGTAATTACACAAGGACATAAACTTGTCTTAaagcagtactgtaaatgtGAACAAACAAAGAGATCTCAATTCCCTTCAAATATTAAGACCCTCTTGATAAAATGACTAAACTTTcctcaatataattttttcGTCTTTCCCCAATTTTCTCACACAACTTTTCTCATTCATGATGCTAATAAACTCATTTATATTGATGCTGTACATACTAACACTTATAGATCTTTAAAAGTTTTTTTCGCACTAGGACCTGCGTGGGACATcttagagcagtgtttcccaatcctgattcaaattaaagacttgatgataggttgataaCATCAATTAAGTGTGTAAGTGTAGGGCACCATTTgaaccaggtgtgtgagtgctagggcaaaaacgtgcacccctttgggtcccgaggaccaggattgggaaacactgtctTAGACAATGGGGATTATCATACTGATTTAAACTGATTGCTGGCCCTTGCAGGGAATATTCTGAGATGACGGGATCTGTGGCTTTCATCCCCACATGGTTGTATTTAGTGATGATATGTCTTAAGTATCTGTGAACATACTTACTAGTTCCATCCTGCAGACCCATGTGTAAAGTTGCGTAACCTGCAGTCAGATCATCACAGCCTTTAAAACTGACTTCCTCTATGTTGGTATAGATGTCCTCTGCAATGTCCATAATCGCAATCTTGATAAAAGGTATATAATGTATGGTGTTAAATGCTAATAtctgtccctttctgtctcccttctATTAGACGCTCTGATTATTACTTCAATCAAAATAGAAATCAAGTGAAAAGGGTGTGCATGCactctggagaaagagaggggaagagaggttTCTGTTCCTAAAAATTCATGAAAAGAAACTGTAATATTGAAGGAAGGGTCCAGCCACAGACGTAAGGAGAACGGAGGACTTTAATTTCATACCTATATTACCGTTCAAAgtgtcacaacaggtggtgtagtgcagtgttgcaagagcaaggaaccaggtgcaggcaggtgtagtcggtgttgagtctttaatttataagaaaataaacaaacaccgagcacaaaacacacaaaagcaaagggctgactaaagcagcaaaaacgactatAAGAAATGGTACTTACAATAAATATATGAAAAGTACTTACAATAAACGGcaacacacaacatccaaacatgacaagcacaatgagccacaatgtggggagcagaggggaaacatatatacacatacaaacgattcgaattgggacctggtgtgaaggattgaaaacatgtgacagtccgggatgtgttcgtgagaatatgggaacttgtgaaaatatggcacggtggcgctgctgctcaccgcaccatgacagtacccccccccaaaggcccggccaccggacgggccaagacgaaccccagcccaagggagggggggcggggcagcacagtacccccatcggcacaaacccgccaagggggcggaacagccgagactaaccagggtggcggagccgtcgggacaggccggggaggcagaaccggccgaagatcaggagccggcggagggtcaggagccgggagagccgacggagggtcggtagccggcggagggtcagaggccgggagagccgacggagggtcggtagccggcggagggtcagaggccgggagagccgacggagggtcggtggccgggagagccgacggtgggtcggtggccgggagagccgacggtgggtcggtggccgggagagccgacggtgggtcggtggccggaagagccgacggtgggtcggtggccggaagagccgacggtgggtcggtggccggaagagccgacggtgggtcggtggccggaagagccgacggtgggtcggtggccggaagagccgacggtgggtcgatggccggaagagccgacggtgggtcggtggccggaagagccgacggtgggtcggtggccggaagagccgacggtgggtcggtggccgggacaggagagggcgccggaggggccgggacaggagagggcgccggaggggccgggacaggagagggcgccggaggggccgggacaggagagggcgccggtgGCGGCCAAAcctcggcaagctcaggcggtgcaggccactcctcctcggcctcaggcggtgcaggccactcctcctcggcctcaggcggtgcaggccactcctcctcggcctcaggcggtgcaggccactcctcctcggcctcaggcggtgcaggccactcctcctcggcctcaggcggtgcaggccactcctcctcggcctcaggcggtgcaggccactcctcctcggcctcaggcggtgcaggccactcctcctcggcctcaggcggtgcaggccactcctcctcggcctcaggcggtgcaggccactcctcctcggcctcaggcggtgcaggccactcctcctcggcctcaggcggtgcaggccactcctcctcggcctcaggcgctgactgccgctgctggcaggtaggaggcgctggctgctgctccaatgcagcagggggcgctgactgccgctgctggcaggtaggaggcgctggctgctgctccaatgcagcagggggcactgactgccgctgctggcaggtaggaggcgctggctgctgctccaatgcagcagggggcaatcggcgccgtggcgcagggacaggggcggcggaaggccgcggagcaggaagcggtgtgcgcctaattgccagcctacagcctggccagcctgcacggggtcgaggaggccccggacatagagggggcgccgtcggggctTCCCTcaggcacccactcagcccccccctaaaactttcctggggggacctcgggccgagcgttgggcacctcgcc contains:
- the LOC109615187 gene encoding killer cell lectin-like receptor 2 codes for the protein MDIAEDIYTNIEEVSFKGCDDLTAGYATLHMGLQDGTRLKSGNENSQPFRLVTVSLGLLCVLLLATVINLSVHYHKKHNQLSRLQISYNNLTEQEQKYQNTVSEQENKISEMQILFNNLTDENHKLQNKISQKGKFKSKSCNKKKFIYSGPH